In Paenibacillus protaetiae, the genomic stretch AAAACAAAATGAGACCTTGAACAAAAAAGGCCTCATTTGGACGGGTTCGATATTTGGTGTCGTGCTGATTGCCGTAGTGGTATTGCTTCTAGTTCAATAACGGGTTATCCTAGCCAGCTGTATTTATGATGAGGATTGGTTTCGTCCTGGACAGGCTTTAGCCGGAATCGGGTTTCCGGCGCTGGAGCAGGTTTAGGCGGCATCAATCCTTTTTGTATCGTCACTTTTGTTCCAAGCGGCACCAAATCATACAGTTCCTCCAAATCCGCCCGCTCCATTCGGATACAGCCAAGCGATTCATCTTCGCCGATGCTGTCAGGCTCGTCGGTGCCATGAATGGCGTAAGGTCCGTCCGACAGCTCCATCCCCCGGCTGCCGTATGGGCCTTTGTCCGTTCCGTTCGGATTTTTAACCTTTTCGGTAATGGTAAACGTCCCCTCCGGCGTCTTATTCCCGCCAAGCCCGACCGGATAGCTTCTGACCATAATATCTCCGCTGACGACGGCAAGCCGATGTTTCGCAGGGTCAACTACGATCTGCAGCTCGGTCCGCCACTGCTTGTCCGCCGGTACGATGCCGGAACCGCTGCCGGGCGCCGGCTGCTGCTGGACGCCGGCTGCCAGCGCTTTCACGTTTTGATCAACGGCCAATTGCTGCATAAGCGGCGCAAACATTGCCGCCATGCCTTCTTTTTCTCCTGCTATGTAGTTATTCGGGTAAGACCCGATTAAATCAGACAACGATGCCGGCATCGACCCTTGCTGATGAAAATAAGCGATGATAGCGCTGGACAGCACCCATCGCAGCTCCTGCTCTGCGCTCCAATGCTTCAGCACCTTCACCATCGGCGCAGAGTCCGCCGGTTTGCAATTGCAGGATGCCGGGTCATACATTGCCACTTCCCATTGCCCGTCCGGCTTTTCTTTTTGCGTGGACAATAAGAGCTTTGTGCGTCCTTGCCATAAACGCCATGCCCCATCCTCTTCCATCTGCGCTGCCAGCACGGTCCCGGCGCGGCCGCTTTCCGCAGCAGCTAACTCCAATGCCGCGCCAAGCGGCTTCTTCTCGGCACGTTTCGTGAAGACAACCGCTGGAGGAGCCTGCTGCTGCAATGCTGATTCCGCAGCCGTATGTACGGCGGCGGCTTGCGGCCGCTTATCCCGCTCCACAGGGCTTGCTTGCAAGCCGGAAAGCAGCAGCAGCAATAATGCAAGCACAACCGACTTTAGCCGGAAGCGCCTTTGCCGGCCGCGCTCCTTCCACTTTTGAAGCTGCTCCAGCTCCTGCTCTACCGCAACAAGCGGATGCATTTTCCGTTCAAATGCTTCATACACTTCTCCGGCTTCCAAATAACAGTAATTCGCTTTGGATAACTTGCCTTGCTCTTCATATTGCTTGCCAAGCAAATACCAGGCCATCCGGTTGCCGGGATGCCGTTTGACAAAGCTCTTTAAATAATAAATATGTTCACGGTCCTCCATAACACCGCTCCTTAACCATGTCATACGATAGTTATCGGCAAAAAGACGGCATTTCGTTGCACTTCCGTTTGCCGCCCGCCTGACAGGCGGGCGGGCGCCTTATCACGGAATAAGGGGCTGTCCCCTATCATGCGGACAGCCCCTTATCCCACTTATTATCGAATCGTTAATTGCCGTATACATCAAACGACCAAAGTGAATAGCCGAACTGCGTGGCGCGTTCCGTTCCAAGCATACGCACGTAACGGCCGCTTCCGTTCACCGGGATCGTCTCTTCATTGCCTGTACCGGTTGTGGTGCTGTACAAATCCGTCCAGTCATTGCCGTTAGCTGAAATTTGCAGTTTATACGATTTGGCGTAAGCCGTCTCCCATTTCAGCTTAATGCTGGTCACGGTGCGTGTCTGCCCCAAATCGACCATCAGCCATTGCGGGTCCGCGCCTGGCGCAGATGCCCACCTTGTTCCCGGATCTCCGTCCACGGCCGATGAAGCTACAAACGGAGTTTCAAACGAAGAAGCGGCAGCGTCTTTACCCAAAGACAACAATGCTGCGTCTGCTCCTCCGCGCGGATGGCCATCCACTTCTATTTCATACAGCGAATATCCGTATATCGTTCCGCGTTCCGTTGCATACAAACGAACATAACGCCCGCTTCCGGTTACATCAAATTCGTCGGCTGCACCGTCGCCTGTCGTTGTCGAATATACATCTGTCCAATCGTTGCCGTTATCCGACACTTGGATTTTATAAGATTTGGCATACGCCGTTTCCCAATTCAGCTTCACGTGGCTAAGCTGATACGGTACGCCCAGATCAATCGTCAGCCACTGCGGGTCTGCGCTTGTCACAGATGCCCAGCGCGTCTCCGTGCTGCCGTCAACGGCGTTAGCGCCTGCGAACGGAGTTTCAGTGGATGAAACTGTTACAGGCTTGCCGGCAGCTACATTAGTATCCGTACCGTTGTTGCCGCCATTGCCGTTCTCACCGCCATTGCCGTTGTCCCTCCGTCGCCGCCGTTGCCTCCGCCAATCGGCGCCCACTGATCGTTTGCAGTCGAATTGACCATCGGGTTGACCGTCACTAATGATTTAGGTCCGACAACAGCCGTTCCTGTTGTTCCGCCGGCATTTTTAAAGGTAACCGTCACAGGGCTGGAAGTCGGATTCCACACTTGTGCCTTATAATCCGCGCCTTTCTTGTAAACCGTTGCGCTTGTCCATCCGGTTGCCCATACATCCTTCGTGCGGGTGCCAAGCGTAGCCATATTGTGCACAAACCAATACGTATTAAAGATTTCATTTTTTTGCATATGGGTTGCATCCCATTTGTTAATGACCGCCTGCGGGTCGCTTAACGCCTGGATTGGCCATACGATATGGTACCAGTCCGTTTCCGGGCCGCCGTTATCGGCTACAAATCCGTTATATAGTCCCGCCGCCTTGCCAGGCTCCAAGCTGTAGCTGGTCAAATATTCAGAGGTCGGCAGCCAGTGGATGCCATAGACATATACCGGGTCGCCGTTGAAAAACGTACCGAAGAAATTGGACGAGCCGTAAACCTGTCCGACAGACTTATGTGTAAATTCCGGCAGCCAGTTGTCGCCGTCATAGTTAAACCAGTACTGCTCAACCGCGTTCAGCTCCGTTGTAAAACCATAAATTGCGGCATCGCGGAACGATTGATCGTTGTTGACCAATGCCCACATGTATTCTCCGACCCAGCCAAACAGCGATTCGCCGGCTGCTTCCTGGTTATTGCCGTTGTCATTGTCGGCGTATCCGCCAGCCCATGAATGGCCTTCGTACGGATCAAAACTGCGGAAAAACGGGTACATGGAATCCGTGCGCGAAGGGTTGGCATAGTCACGGATCAAGTGATCCACCATCGAGCCGTAATCGGTTCTAAACCCGTCGTCAAATGTTGCCAGCACAGCTGAAGCAAACACATAATAACCGTACGTAAAGTGATGGTCCGTGATGCCGCTGTTCGCTCCAAATTCGCTTGTTTTATAATACGTCGTGCCCCAATCCGAATTGTAATACAAGAAATAGTCAGGTTCCCCGTTTGTATACGTATACCAATCCGTCAAAATAAGCTTGATGCGGTCCAGGAACTTATCGCGCAGCTCCGTTTCGCCAAGTTCATTGGCAGCAAGCACGCCCATCGCAAGCGGATGCAGCTTCTTGCCTTGCCAATACGCATCGGCGGCCATCAGATTGCTGCTTGTCTCCTCATCCAAATCTTCCAGATAAGAAACCATCAGCGACTTGTCATACGCAGAATCGGTCGGCTCCGTAAACTGCGGAACGATGCCGTAGAACTGGTCCACGGTAGTAAAACTGTTGCCTTCATGTACTTTCAGCGTACCGCGCACTGACGGATAAGTAAGCGCCGTCAGCGAAGAAGGGGATACTTTCCACTGATGCGGGTAAAGCGCCATCAGCGTTTGGTTGGAGAAACCGGAACGTACGAGCTGCGTCGACACATTAAAATTGGTCGTTACCTGGCTCGTTGCTTCATTATAGTTATAGTTCACCTTGGTGTCCGTCACAAAAGCATAAGCATGCTGATAGTAATAGTTCAGGTTGGAAGCTTGCGGCATCGCGCCGACGGACAAATAATTTTGCCCGCTGCCCAGCTCGATTTTAATTTTCGCCCCTACCTTCTTAAATACAGTGCCCGGAGGAGCAAAAATGCCGTAGTAACGGGTTTGCGGCGCGCCATTCGGGTCACCGTTCGTATTGGCGATCTTGACGCCGATGTGGTCAGCTGTCAGCGTGGAGCCTTCCGTTGTCAGCACGGCGTTGCCGTTATCGTCAAACAGCTGCGTCATAAGCGACGAGAAGATGTCCACTTGATTCGTGCCTGTGAATGTATTAAAAACATAAGGTGATCCTTTCACGAAGGTCGACTTCATCTTGTCCGCCTGACCGTCGCTTAACACGGCGTCAACGGCCCAGTCCGAGTAACCCGTTACGCGGGTGACCAGTTTGGAGCTGTCGATATTGCCGCCCATGACATACAGATCCGGATTGCCGTCGGCATTAACCGCACGCCCGTCCGAGGAAAGCCATCCGGCGCCCGGATTTAAGATGCCAAGTCCTTGCGGAAAATATTTCGATTTCAGCGGCAGTGTAACCAAATAATCGCCAAATGGCTTGATAAGCAGCGACTGCCACCAGTCGTTTGACGGGATCGGCGTTGTCACGTTGGAAGATTTATTCGCAGGATATTTCGGCTGTGGCATATGAATATCATTGGTCAAGTAGCTGCCTGCGCCCGATTGGACGGCTTGCGGCTGCGGCAGCGGCTCGATAGTGTACACCGGCTGCGGCTGCCCGGCCACATAGTCGTACACTTCAAATTCCAGCAAGGAATAGCCGAAGCTAGTAGCTCGTCCAATTCCGTTCATCCGCACATAACGGCCGTTCGTATAAAGCGGAATGTCCTCTTTGCCGCCTGATCCATGAAGCTGGCGGTAAACGGTAGTCCAGCTGCTCCCGTTATTGGACACCTGAATATCGTAAGCCCTTCCGGCTGCCGCTTCCCAATTCAAAATTACACGCCCGATCTGATGAACTGCCCCCAGGTCAACGGTAATCCATTCATTATCCGTTGCATTTGAAGACCAGCGGGTTGCAGTATTGCCATCAACGGCGTTGGACGCTGCCGTCGAACCCGGCGGCAAATAAGCGGAATCTTCAGTAGAAGACACGGATACCGGCTTATTCAGCGCCACATTGGCACCGTAGTCCGCCGGAGGGCCGCTAATTCCGCCTGTACCGTAAATTTCAAGCTCCAGTATCGAATAGCCGTAGGCAGCAAGCGCGCGTTCAGTGCCATATATCCGCACATAACGCCCGCTGCCAGTTATATGGAGATCATCTTCGCCGCCGTCACCCGTCGACGTAGAATAAATGTCCGACCAAGTCGATTCATCGTTGGATACCTGAACTTTATAAGCTTTGGCATAAGCGCCTTCCCAGACAATTTTGACCTCGTCAATTGAAGCGTTAGCGCCAAGATCCACATACAGCCATTGGGGATCCGTTCCCCACGTGCTTGCCCAGCGTGTGCCGGTCGATCCGTCTACAGCAAGATTCGCTGTATTGGCTCCCTCTGTGGAAGAGGCATAGGCGATACGGTTTTGCGACAGCAAATACGATCCGGCGGCGTGCGCCTCGCGGATAAACAGCGATGAGACGAGAGAAACCAACATCGAGACGATAAGCGACATGATAAATATGCGGCCTTTACCTGTTGCCCGATTCGATACAACTACCATTATTTTTTTAACCTCCTACAACAGTTCATTTATAATTACGATAGCTTATGCTGCCTTGCCCTCCTTTCTCGTTTTCTCAAGGTGAAATGATAACGCTTCCATATCATTTCACCGAATAGTATACGCTGCTGTTTTATGGTATAAAATGCCAATATTTTGCGTTTGATGCCATTACCTTTCCTTTTTTTGCGTTAGCCGCCTGAAGCCTTGCTGCGATTATCCCGAATAAGCGCCTCGGAGAGGAGCCTGCCGGCACGGCTATTCGGCTGCATGTTCCTTAACGCGCAAAAAAACCGGCCAGACATTATAGTCCGGCCGGTTTAAATCAGAGCAGAACGAAGCCGGCTTGCCAAAAAGGCATGCCGGCTTCGTCCGGTTGTTACATATTAAACGGTTCATCCGCTACTTTAATAGAATCGGTTGGGCAGCCGTCACATGCATCCTGCATATCGTCGTACAGATCTTCAGGAATTTCAGTTACGCCTTTGTTACCGTCGTTATTATATATA encodes the following:
- a CDS encoding L,D-transpeptidase; this encodes MEDREHIYYLKSFVKRHPGNRMAWYLLGKQYEEQGKLSKANYCYLEAGEVYEAFERKMHPLVAVEQELEQLQKWKERGRQRRFRLKSVVLALLLLLLSGLQASPVERDKRPQAAAVHTAAESALQQQAPPAVVFTKRAEKKPLGAALELAAAESGRAGTVLAAQMEEDGAWRLWQGRTKLLLSTQKEKPDGQWEVAMYDPASCNCKPADSAPMVKVLKHWSAEQELRWVLSSAIIAYFHQQGSMPASLSDLIGSYPNNYIAGEKEGMAAMFAPLMQQLAVDQNVKALAAGVQQQPAPGSGSGIVPADKQWRTELQIVVDPAKHRLAVVSGDIMVRSYPVGLGGNKTPEGTFTITEKVKNPNGTDKGPYGSRGMELSDGPYAIHGTDEPDSIGEDESLGCIRMERADLEELYDLVPLGTKVTIQKGLMPPKPAPAPETRFRLKPVQDETNPHHKYSWLG
- a CDS encoding discoidin domain-containing protein — encoded protein: MGADWRRQRRRRRDNGNGGENGNGGNNGTDTNVAAGKPVTVSSTETPFAGANAVDGSTETRWASVTSADPQWLTIDLGVPYQLSHVKLNWETAYAKSYKIQVSDNGNDWTDVYSTTTGDGAADEFDVTGSGRYVRLYATERGTIYGYSLYEIEVDGHPRGGADAALLSLGKDAAASSFETPFVASSAVDGDPGTRWASAPGADPQWLMVDLGQTRTVTSIKLKWETAYAKSYKLQISANGNDWTDLYSTTTGTGNEETIPVNGSGRYVRMLGTERATQFGYSLWSFDVYGN
- a CDS encoding glycosyl hydrolase, whose protein sequence is MVVVSNRATGKGRIFIMSLIVSMLVSLVSSLFIREAHAAGSYLLSQNRIAYASSTEGANTANLAVDGSTGTRWASTWGTDPQWLYVDLGANASIDEVKIVWEGAYAKAYKVQVSNDESTWSDIYSTSTGDGGEDDLHITGSGRYVRIYGTERALAAYGYSILELEIYGTGGISGPPADYGANVALNKPVSVSSTEDSAYLPPGSTAASNAVDGNTATRWSSNATDNEWITVDLGAVHQIGRVILNWEAAAGRAYDIQVSNNGSSWTTVYRQLHGSGGKEDIPLYTNGRYVRMNGIGRATSFGYSLLEFEVYDYVAGQPQPVYTIEPLPQPQAVQSGAGSYLTNDIHMPQPKYPANKSSNVTTPIPSNDWWQSLLIKPFGDYLVTLPLKSKYFPQGLGILNPGAGWLSSDGRAVNADGNPDLYVMGGNIDSSKLVTRVTGYSDWAVDAVLSDGQADKMKSTFVKGSPYVFNTFTGTNQVDIFSSLMTQLFDDNGNAVLTTEGSTLTADHIGVKIANTNGDPNGAPQTRYYGIFAPPGTVFKKVGAKIKIELGSGQNYLSVGAMPQASNLNYYYQHAYAFVTDTKVNYNYNEATSQVTTNFNVSTQLVRSGFSNQTLMALYPHQWKVSPSSLTALTYPSVRGTLKVHEGNSFTTVDQFYGIVPQFTEPTDSAYDKSLMVSYLEDLDEETSSNLMAADAYWQGKKLHPLAMGVLAANELGETELRDKFLDRIKLILTDWYTYTNGEPDYFLYYNSDWGTTYYKTSEFGANSGITDHHFTYGYYVFASAVLATFDDGFRTDYGSMVDHLIRDYANPSRTDSMYPFFRSFDPYEGHSWAGGYADNDNGNNQEAAGESLFGWVGEYMWALVNNDQSFRDAAIYGFTTELNAVEQYWFNYDGDNWLPEFTHKSVGQVYGSSNFFGTFFNGDPVYVYGIHWLPTSEYLTSYSLEPGKAAGLYNGFVADNGGPETDWYHIVWPIQALSDPQAVINKWDATHMQKNEIFNTYWFVHNMATLGTRTKDVWATGWTSATVYKKGADYKAQVWNPTSSPVTVTFKNAGGTTGTAVVGPKSLVTVNPMVNSTANDQWAPIGGGNGGDGGTTAMAVRTAMAATTVRILM
- a CDS encoding ferredoxin; protein product: MAKFTWVEKDTCIACGACGATAPDIYDYDDEGLAEVIYNNDGNKGVTEIPEDLYDDMQDACDGCPTDSIKVADEPFNM